A portion of the Bacillus sp. es.034 genome contains these proteins:
- a CDS encoding SDR family oxidoreductase encodes MEKGIYLITGFPGFLSHNIVRELLKQDKVSKVYLLHLDSMREQAEEGIRKLGFSSDAEIILVEGDITRKNLDMAEEKILEIREEVEYVWHLAAIYDLAVPQDIAQNINVEGTRQVNDFCQTFPRLKRYVYFSTAFIAGSRKGELMEDELIRPDRFHNFYERTKYEAEVLVDELKDKLPITIIRPGIVKGNSETGETVKFHGPYFIMNMFKRLSFLPWIPFLGEGTSYINIVPVEYVVKASIYLGHEEVGKGKTYHLTDPVPLMVKDVYEHILWHMLKKKPMGSIPLSLSNWALGFRFIRRYLKVEREALDYFTFQGKFNCQHARKDLEGKSILCPSLTSQIEKMVEFYLEHASDERLHVKID; translated from the coding sequence ATGGAAAAAGGGATCTATTTGATCACGGGGTTTCCGGGTTTTTTAAGTCATAATATTGTGAGAGAGTTACTCAAACAGGATAAGGTTTCAAAGGTATACTTACTTCACCTTGATTCAATGAGGGAGCAGGCTGAAGAGGGAATAAGAAAGCTGGGGTTCTCGTCAGATGCAGAGATTATCCTGGTAGAAGGGGACATTACCCGAAAGAATCTTGATATGGCAGAAGAGAAAATCCTCGAGATAAGGGAGGAAGTGGAATACGTTTGGCACTTAGCAGCCATTTATGACCTTGCAGTCCCTCAGGATATTGCACAAAATATAAATGTAGAAGGCACACGTCAGGTTAATGATTTCTGCCAAACCTTCCCTCGATTAAAAAGATACGTGTATTTTTCCACCGCTTTCATAGCGGGATCACGTAAAGGTGAACTCATGGAGGACGAGTTGATACGTCCTGATCGTTTCCATAACTTCTATGAAAGGACTAAATATGAAGCAGAGGTCCTGGTGGATGAATTGAAGGACAAACTGCCGATCACGATCATCCGACCGGGTATCGTGAAAGGAAACTCAGAAACAGGCGAAACCGTGAAATTTCATGGACCGTATTTTATTATGAATATGTTTAAGCGATTATCTTTCCTGCCTTGGATTCCATTTCTAGGTGAGGGTACCTCTTATATAAATATCGTCCCCGTCGAATATGTCGTGAAAGCATCCATTTATCTTGGACATGAGGAGGTTGGGAAAGGAAAGACGTATCATCTGACCGATCCAGTACCACTGATGGTTAAGGATGTGTATGAGCATATTTTATGGCATATGTTAAAAAAGAAACCAATGGGGAGTATTCCATTATCCCTATCCAATTGGGCACTTGGTTTCCGGTTCATACGACGCTATTTAAAAGTCGAACGGGAAGCATTGGACTATTTTACGTTCCAAGGTAAATTCAATTGCCAACATGCCCGAAAAGACCTGGAAGGGAAATCGATTTTATGCCCTTCCCTTACCAGCCAGATCGAAAAGATGGTTGAGTTTTATCTTGAACACGCCTCTGATGAGCGATTGCACGTAAAGATCGATTAA
- a CDS encoding efflux RND transporter permease subunit codes for MKISDFSIRRPVFTIVTMLLILILGGVSLLRIPLKLIPDLNPPVGVVVTNYPGAGPQEVVEKVTKPLEESLSTLPGMKNLQSTSREGSNFILLEFSWSTSIDEIENDVLQRLDQTPLPDGAENPRFLKFDPAQFPIIQFSLREEGDESNLKALSENLKQELTRVEGVANVNVSGSLTDEVVIELNQQALKDNRLSQGDVVNTIRANNVTAPGDTIQTDGQTLTTRVVSKLQSVDELKGLVLQVNPQTGKKLKLSDVAKVEQRKQDTNTITRANEESAILFSVLQQSDANTASVSKAFQKELDRLLKQDQYKSIKADILFDQGDYIAQAIGNIANSLLIGGAFAMLVLFLFLKNVKSPLIIGVAIPYSVIVTFVLMFFADFALNIMTLGALALGIGMLVDNAIVVIENIYRHLSLGKNPREAASIGAKEVGGAITASTLTTVAVFLPVVFISGLLGELFTEFALTISFSLLASLVVALTVIPMLASRLLKKPKGNIEAKRRRSKSRKTFARSVKWALRHRFIVLFITLITLVGGGLGLTTVGTQFLPPTDEGFFNMRVELDNGASVDETNKVVKAIEGRLKKEKDVDVFVSLVGTTQEESFRGSGKGNIAEVYVKMVPLDERERSIFSFADEVKPEVEKAAQKVNESADVSFNLQSTSGSSPQTLTFNLRDTDQNRLKDSVDTLFGSLREMKDVTEVSTDQMETVKEVQMKVNREKALQQGLAPAQIGTLVQDVTRGVLTTQMVTGSSDVINVLVQYDRNITENLDSLKKLLIPNGQGNYIQLNSVVDFSIEDGPVSIQRIDQQHAVQFTLKYSSSTNLGAISKAVDEKIDSLDLPNETLVSFSGDRELLEDSIDDMALALGLAIVLVYMVMAAQFESFKYPFVIMFTVPLMVIGVAIALAITQTPISISAIIGVIVLAGIVVNNAIVIVDYINQRKEAGTNSFDSIVEAVQDRARPIFMTAMTTILGLLPLALGLGEGTEINQPMGIAVIGGLISSTLLTIYIIPIVYSFFDKETRRMKKARGTYVYKE; via the coding sequence TTGAAAATTAGTGATTTTTCCATACGCCGACCGGTGTTCACCATTGTCACCATGCTGCTTATCCTGATTCTGGGAGGGGTCTCGCTCCTCAGGATCCCGTTGAAACTCATTCCGGACCTCAACCCACCTGTGGGTGTCGTGGTGACCAATTACCCTGGAGCGGGCCCTCAGGAGGTGGTGGAGAAGGTAACGAAACCACTTGAAGAAAGCCTCTCCACCTTGCCGGGGATGAAGAACCTTCAATCGACTTCCAGGGAAGGCTCGAACTTTATTCTTCTTGAATTTTCATGGTCGACCTCCATTGATGAGATTGAAAACGATGTCCTGCAACGCCTCGACCAAACTCCACTTCCCGATGGAGCAGAGAATCCAAGATTTCTCAAATTTGATCCAGCCCAGTTCCCGATCATTCAATTTTCTTTACGGGAAGAAGGGGACGAGTCCAACCTAAAGGCACTGTCAGAGAACTTGAAACAGGAACTGACAAGAGTGGAAGGTGTAGCAAATGTAAATGTTTCAGGCTCATTAACGGACGAAGTGGTCATTGAATTGAATCAGCAAGCGTTGAAAGATAATCGTCTAAGTCAAGGCGATGTGGTCAATACAATCCGCGCCAATAATGTGACAGCTCCCGGAGATACGATCCAGACAGATGGACAAACATTGACCACTAGAGTAGTAAGCAAGCTCCAGTCCGTGGATGAATTAAAGGGATTGGTCCTCCAGGTGAATCCTCAAACCGGAAAGAAGCTTAAGCTTTCTGATGTCGCAAAAGTTGAACAGAGAAAACAGGATACAAACACGATCACACGGGCAAACGAAGAATCTGCCATCCTGTTCAGTGTGCTGCAGCAATCAGATGCTAACACCGCCTCCGTATCGAAGGCGTTTCAAAAGGAGCTGGATCGCCTCCTTAAGCAGGATCAATATAAATCAATCAAAGCTGATATCCTGTTCGATCAGGGGGATTACATCGCTCAAGCCATCGGGAATATAGCCAATTCCCTCCTGATAGGTGGAGCGTTCGCCATGCTTGTGCTCTTCTTATTTTTGAAAAATGTGAAGAGTCCCCTAATCATCGGCGTGGCCATTCCTTATTCCGTCATTGTGACATTTGTTCTGATGTTTTTTGCGGATTTCGCATTGAATATCATGACATTGGGAGCCCTGGCTCTTGGAATTGGGATGCTTGTTGATAATGCGATCGTAGTCATTGAGAATATTTATCGCCATTTATCCCTGGGGAAAAATCCAAGGGAAGCTGCAAGTATCGGTGCAAAAGAAGTGGGGGGAGCCATAACCGCTTCCACCTTGACCACTGTAGCGGTATTCCTGCCGGTGGTCTTTATATCCGGTTTACTGGGAGAATTATTCACCGAATTCGCCTTGACCATTTCATTTAGTTTGTTGGCCTCCCTTGTCGTGGCATTGACGGTCATCCCGATGCTCGCAAGCAGACTCTTGAAGAAGCCGAAAGGGAATATCGAAGCAAAGCGGAGACGTTCCAAGAGCAGAAAGACATTCGCCCGTTCGGTAAAATGGGCGCTTCGTCACCGGTTCATCGTATTATTCATCACTCTCATTACATTAGTGGGTGGTGGGCTTGGCCTTACGACGGTAGGAACACAGTTTTTACCACCAACTGATGAAGGGTTTTTCAACATGAGGGTCGAATTGGACAATGGAGCTTCCGTCGATGAGACCAATAAAGTCGTCAAAGCGATTGAAGGCAGGTTGAAAAAAGAAAAAGATGTGGATGTCTTTGTAAGTCTTGTGGGTACAACCCAGGAAGAATCCTTCAGGGGAAGCGGGAAAGGGAATATTGCAGAAGTTTATGTGAAAATGGTGCCTCTCGACGAGCGGGAGAGATCGATTTTCAGCTTTGCGGATGAAGTAAAGCCGGAAGTGGAAAAAGCGGCTCAAAAGGTAAATGAATCTGCTGACGTTTCTTTTAACTTACAGTCCACATCCGGCTCCAGTCCTCAAACCTTGACGTTTAACTTGAGGGATACGGACCAGAATCGACTGAAGGATTCCGTCGATACGTTATTTGGTTCGTTGAGAGAAATGAAGGATGTCACGGAAGTTTCAACAGATCAGATGGAAACTGTGAAAGAAGTCCAAATGAAGGTAAACCGGGAGAAGGCACTTCAACAGGGCTTGGCACCTGCTCAGATTGGGACGCTCGTTCAAGATGTAACCCGGGGGGTCCTGACTACCCAAATGGTCACAGGGTCGTCTGACGTCATAAATGTTCTCGTGCAATATGACAGGAACATCACGGAAAATCTGGATTCTTTAAAGAAACTCCTCATTCCAAATGGACAAGGGAATTATATTCAGTTAAACTCCGTCGTCGACTTTTCAATTGAAGATGGTCCTGTCAGCATCCAGAGAATTGACCAGCAGCATGCCGTTCAATTCACACTCAAGTATTCGTCATCAACCAATCTTGGAGCCATTTCGAAGGCGGTAGATGAGAAAATCGATTCACTGGATCTTCCAAATGAGACATTGGTTTCATTCAGTGGGGACAGAGAGCTCCTTGAGGATTCCATTGACGACATGGCCCTGGCTCTTGGGCTTGCCATCGTGCTTGTCTATATGGTCATGGCTGCGCAATTCGAGTCATTTAAATATCCATTTGTCATCATGTTTACCGTTCCGCTCATGGTAATAGGTGTCGCCATCGCCCTGGCCATTACACAGACCCCTATCAGCATATCGGCGATCATTGGGGTGATTGTACTGGCTGGTATCGTTGTCAATAACGCGATCGTCATCGTGGATTATATCAATCAGCGCAAAGAAGCGGGAACAAACAGCTTTGACAGCATCGTCGAAGCGGTTCAGGACCGGGCAAGACCGATCTTCATGACGGCAATGACGACGATCCTCGGCTTATTACCCCTGGCACTCGGGCTCGGTGAGGGCACCGAAATCAATCAGCCTATGGGTATTGCCGTCATTGGCGGACTGATAAGTTCAACATTATTGACTATTTATATCATACCGATCGTGTACAGTTTCTTTGATAAAGAGACGAGAAGAATGAAGAAAGCAAGAGGAACATACGTATATAAAGAATAG
- the nhaC gene encoding Na+/H+ antiporter NhaC codes for MLNIQSVHKPSVPEASAVLLAVLGIISVSIIGVGAVPHIPIILSLFFLMVYGLIRKVKFKEIEKGMIAGAEGGLGAILLFFFIGLLVSSWLISGTIPTLMFYGFEFVTPHYFYAIAFLLTSLSGVAIGSSLTTAATIGVALIGIGEAMGLSMAITAGAIVSGAFFGDKMSPLSDTTNLASSIVKVDLFTHIRNMAWTTVPAFIITLIVFGVLSPGTSKGDLAQLDALQEGLVQTGLIHWYSLIPLVLLVVLIVYRTPALFTLAITIAVSVFLSFFHGTLKVNELFQVLFEGFTSKTGVESVDSLLTRGGVNSMMFTISLVILSLSLGGLLFKLGIIPALLQKVSAIIQSERRTILSTALSAIGINLVVGEQYLSILLTGEAFQSQYKKLGLHPKTLSRTLEDAGTVVNPLVPWSVCGIFLTDVLGVSTMDYLPFAVFCLISPAITILYGFTGWTIEKEHTENNPAISNS; via the coding sequence ATGTTAAACATTCAGAGCGTTCATAAACCGTCTGTTCCAGAAGCATCCGCAGTCTTACTCGCTGTTCTGGGAATCATCAGTGTCAGCATTATCGGTGTGGGAGCGGTCCCTCATATTCCGATCATCCTTTCCCTCTTCTTTTTGATGGTCTATGGACTGATACGCAAAGTGAAGTTCAAAGAAATTGAAAAAGGGATGATTGCCGGTGCGGAGGGTGGATTAGGTGCCATTCTATTATTTTTCTTTATTGGACTGCTTGTAAGCAGCTGGTTGATTAGTGGGACCATTCCTACGTTGATGTTTTACGGATTTGAATTTGTCACTCCACATTATTTTTATGCGATTGCCTTTTTACTTACATCCTTAAGTGGAGTAGCAATCGGAAGCTCACTGACAACGGCAGCGACCATCGGTGTGGCATTAATCGGAATCGGGGAAGCTATGGGGTTATCCATGGCAATCACGGCCGGTGCCATCGTTTCGGGTGCCTTTTTTGGAGATAAGATGTCTCCTTTATCGGATACAACCAATCTTGCGTCATCCATTGTCAAGGTGGATCTGTTTACCCATATTCGAAATATGGCCTGGACGACTGTACCTGCCTTTATCATAACATTGATTGTATTCGGGGTCCTTTCGCCCGGAACAAGTAAAGGTGACTTGGCACAGCTTGATGCATTGCAGGAAGGTTTGGTGCAGACCGGCCTCATTCACTGGTACAGCTTAATTCCTTTAGTGCTGCTGGTAGTGCTGATTGTATACAGAACACCTGCATTATTCACACTGGCCATCACGATAGCCGTTTCTGTGTTCTTATCTTTCTTCCACGGGACGCTGAAGGTAAATGAATTATTCCAGGTGCTATTCGAAGGTTTCACATCGAAGACAGGGGTCGAATCCGTTGATTCACTGTTGACAAGAGGTGGAGTGAACAGCATGATGTTTACGATTTCCCTTGTCATTCTCTCACTGAGTCTCGGTGGATTACTATTTAAACTGGGGATCATCCCGGCGTTGCTTCAGAAGGTGTCTGCTATCATTCAATCTGAAAGAAGAACGATTCTATCCACTGCATTATCAGCGATTGGTATCAATCTTGTAGTAGGGGAGCAGTACTTATCCATTCTATTAACTGGTGAAGCATTTCAATCTCAATACAAGAAATTGGGTCTTCACCCAAAAACCTTATCACGGACATTGGAAGATGCAGGAACCGTGGTGAATCCTCTTGTTCCATGGAGTGTGTGCGGAATATTCCTCACAGATGTACTAGGTGTTTCGACCATGGACTATCTACCATTTGCGGTCTTTTGCCTGATCTCTCCGGCCATCACCATCCTGTATGGTTTTACGGGGTGGACCATTGAGAAAGAGCATACGGAGAACAACCCTGCTATATCGAATTCATAA
- a CDS encoding EAL domain-containing protein, with product MQYACANCGIEMEYHEAGFLFLHNEKRSDLPLTGSVDRTEEGIYVFQYDHLDEVYEKLSKIETVLVEGKWTCSFNCSEKPGPFRPAEEFLSLIKYREMVKLIQGGEFTSHLQPIIDLSDFSLFGYESLLRSNSGSKRINPGELFEAASRTGFHSMLDQKARKSAIESRRDHVDPGTKSFINFLPSTIYNPEFCLRHTFKIVNECKVDPKDLVFEVVETEKIEDVDHLRSVLDVYKREGMKVALDDVGSGFATVEMLSLLQPDYVKIDRSFINHCDSDEDNQEFLRKVVKIAGELDILVLAEGIERKEELLFCKEIGIHYAQGYFIGKPQEEAMEPFTETLFV from the coding sequence ATGCAATACGCTTGTGCGAACTGCGGAATAGAGATGGAATATCATGAGGCTGGCTTTTTATTTTTACATAACGAAAAAAGATCGGACTTACCGCTGACAGGATCAGTTGATAGGACAGAAGAAGGCATATATGTTTTTCAATATGATCATCTTGATGAGGTTTATGAAAAACTGTCAAAAATAGAAACCGTATTAGTGGAGGGAAAATGGACATGCAGTTTTAATTGTTCAGAGAAGCCCGGTCCCTTTCGTCCTGCAGAAGAATTCCTGAGCTTAATTAAATATAGAGAGATGGTAAAGTTGATTCAAGGGGGGGAATTTACGAGTCACCTCCAGCCTATCATTGATCTTAGCGATTTCAGTCTTTTTGGCTATGAATCTCTCTTACGCTCAAATAGTGGCAGTAAGCGTATCAATCCTGGGGAGTTGTTTGAAGCCGCTTCGCGAACCGGATTTCATTCCATGCTGGATCAGAAGGCGAGGAAATCAGCAATCGAGTCCAGGCGTGACCATGTGGACCCTGGTACGAAGAGTTTTATTAATTTTCTTCCTTCGACAATCTATAATCCTGAATTTTGTTTGCGCCACACCTTCAAGATTGTGAATGAATGCAAAGTGGACCCGAAAGACCTTGTATTCGAAGTGGTAGAAACCGAGAAGATTGAAGATGTAGATCATTTAAGATCGGTTCTTGACGTATATAAGAGAGAAGGGATGAAAGTCGCCCTGGATGACGTAGGTTCAGGTTTTGCCACGGTTGAAATGTTAAGCCTGCTGCAGCCGGACTATGTAAAAATCGATCGATCCTTCATCAACCACTGTGATTCTGATGAGGATAATCAGGAATTTTTACGGAAAGTGGTGAAGATTGCCGGAGAATTGGACATTTTGGTCCTGGCGGAAGGCATTGAGAGAAAAGAAGAATTGCTCTTCTGTAAAGAAATCGGAATCCACTATGCACAAGGCTATTTCATAGGGAAACCACAAGAAGAAGCGATGGAACCTTTTACAGAAACTCTATTCGTTTAA